In Longimicrobium sp., the genomic stretch CGTCAGCGATCGCAGCCCCACCCGTCGCCATCGCGATCGAGATCGTAGATGTCTCTCCCGATGACCCGCACCGGACCGGCCACGTACGACGGGCCGTTCCCCCTGCCGCCCGCACAGTCCACGTCGCTGTCGATCGGCACGCAGGGCTCGTAGTTCGGATCACACTCCTCGCCGCGGGCGATGGGCGGAGGCAGGTCGGCGAGCGGAGGAGCACCCCCGTCGCCGGACGGGAGCGAATCGTCCGCGAAAACAGGGGGAGACTGTGGGACAGGAACTAGCTGCACCGAATCGCCCGACGCGCCCTCCGCATCACGATTTTCATCTCCGCCGCAACCGGCCAGCACGAGGACGGTGAGGAATGACGTAAGGATCTGGCGCATGGTGGAGCGATGCATCGTCGAACGGTCCGGGATGGATGGAACTACGTCGGTATGAGTTGGACGGGATCAGATGAAGGACTTCCGCGAGTCCGGCCGCCAGGTGGCCAGCGCGTGCGAGGAGGATGCGACGAAGCCCGCCGGAGAGCTCCCGGCGGGCCTCGAGTTCGGCGGACTGCAGGCGCCGATCAGACTTCCTTGATGTCCGTGATCAGCTGCTGCAGCGAGCTCTTGGCGTCGCCGAAGAGCATGGCGCAGCGCGGGTGGTAGAACAGGTCGTTCTCCACGCCGCTGAACCCCGCCGCCATGCTCCGCTTCAGCACGATGATGCTCTTCGCCTGGTCCACGTTCAGGATCGGCATCCCGTAGATGGGGCTGCCTGGGTCGTTCTTCGCCGCCGGGTTCACCACGTCGTTGGCGCCGATCACCAGCACCACGTCGGCCTGCTCGAACTGGTCGTTGATCTCCTCCAGGTCGTACAGCCGGTCGTACGGCACGTTGGCCTCGGCCAGCAGCACGTTCATGTGCCCCGGCATCCGCCCGGCAACGGGGTGGATGGCGTACTTGAACTCGCCGCCGCGCTTCTCCACCAGCGAGGCCAGCTCGCGCACCTGGTGCTGGCACTGCGCCACCGCCATCCCGTAGCCCGGGACCACGATCACCTCGCGCGCGTAGGCCAGCTGCACCGCCACGTCCTCCGCCGTCACCGAGCGCACGGTCTTGTCCACCAGCGCGGCCGCCGACGACGCCGTCTGCGTGCTGCCGAACGCGCCGAACAGCACGTTGCCGAACGAACGGTTCATCGCCTTGCTCATCAGGATCGACAGCAGGAAGCCGCTCGCCCCGTCCAGCGCGCCGCAGATGATCAGCACCGTGTTGCCGATCGCGAACCCCGTGGCCGACGACGCCAGTCCCGCGTACGAGTTCAGCAGGGAGACGACCACGGGCATGTCCGCGCCGCCGATCGGCAGCACCATCAGCACCCCGATCAGCAGGCTGGCGCCCACCATCGCGTAGAAGAGCGCCGGGTGGTCGGGGCTGAAGACGAGAAAGACGAACGCGGCGAAGGTGGCCGCGAAGAGGGTGAGGTTGATGGCGTTCTGGCCGCGCCAGGTGACCGGCGTGCCGGTGATGAACCCCTGCAGCTTGCCGAACGCCATGAAGCTGCCGGTGATGGTCAGCGCGCCGAACAGCACCTCGAACCCCAGCGCCGCCATCGTGGGGCGCGACACCGCCCCGCCCTGCAGCCGGTACTCGGCCACCCCCACCAGCGTGGCCGCCAGCGCGCCGAACATGTGCGAGACGGCGATCCGCTGCGGCATGGCCGTCATCGGCACGAACATGCCGAGGGGATAGCCGATCGCCGTCCCCAGCAGCAGCCCGCCCAGGATCCACTCCCAGCGCACGATCTGCCGGCTCAGCAGCGTGCCGACGATGGCCAGCAGCATCCCCAGCGCCGCCATCTGCATCCCGCGCTGCGCCCGCGCGGGCTTGGTCAGCGAGTACAGGCCGAGGATGAAGAGGACCGAGGAGACCAGGTAGGTGAGCTGGATCCCGGCCTCGCGCAGGTCCATCGCCGTGTTCACCGCCGCGGGCGCCTCGGGGATCTGGAGGAGGAAGGCGAGCATCAGGCCCCTCCCCCGTCCGCCGGCTTCGTCCCGTTGCCGCCGAGGAGCGCCTTCGCGTCGCCGCCGCCGCCGGGGAGGCGCTGCTTGAACATCCGCAGCATCCGGTCGGTGATCAGGAACCCGCCGACCACGTTGATGGTGGCGGCGGTCACGGCGATGAAGCCCAGCAGCGTGGCCAGCGTGCCGTGGTCCGACCCCGCCAGCACCAG encodes the following:
- a CDS encoding NAD(P)(+) transhydrogenase (Re/Si-specific) subunit beta, coding for MLAFLLQIPEAPAAVNTAMDLREAGIQLTYLVSSVLFILGLYSLTKPARAQRGMQMAALGMLLAIVGTLLSRQIVRWEWILGGLLLGTAIGYPLGMFVPMTAMPQRIAVSHMFGALAATLVGVAEYRLQGGAVSRPTMAALGFEVLFGALTITGSFMAFGKLQGFITGTPVTWRGQNAINLTLFAATFAAFVFLVFSPDHPALFYAMVGASLLIGVLMVLPIGGADMPVVVSLLNSYAGLASSATGFAIGNTVLIICGALDGASGFLLSILMSKAMNRSFGNVLFGAFGSTQTASSAAALVDKTVRSVTAEDVAVQLAYAREVIVVPGYGMAVAQCQHQVRELASLVEKRGGEFKYAIHPVAGRMPGHMNVLLAEANVPYDRLYDLEEINDQFEQADVVLVIGANDVVNPAAKNDPGSPIYGMPILNVDQAKSIIVLKRSMAAGFSGVENDLFYHPRCAMLFGDAKSSLQQLITDIKEV
- a CDS encoding NAD(P) transhydrogenase subunit alpha → MSITLLFVFVLAGFVGYFTITRVPPLLHTPLMSATNAISGISLVGSLVLAGSDHGTLATLLGFIAVTAATINVVGGFLITDRMLRMFKQRLPGGGGDAKALLGGNGTKPADGGGA